A single region of the Fusarium keratoplasticum isolate Fu6.1 chromosome 7, whole genome shotgun sequence genome encodes:
- a CDS encoding Deacetylase sirtuin-type domain-containing protein produces the protein MADSTNTNLDPAAVADFHDALKKSKRIIAVIGAGLSASSGLAVFRGTSGLWKSQDVTQVASPAGFRHDPGLVWQFYSYRRQEALRAKPNPAHYALADLARQVPGFVALTQNVDNLSPRAGHPPGQMKELHGNLFTLSCIDKIGCGYVERGNFEECLTPALDPSKDEKETMGSIDPDNKPRASPLLLAGIARKHAQILGDKYEANTPTTRDLAALKHPEEAAADPVAQVRLSSGLTKEDLPQCPKCKANILRPDVVWFGEPLPLQIVNETEALFEDSDPIDLCLNIGTSNRVWPAAGYAAMARNKGARVAYINTRAEDAKSVVPDKDWIFVGDAAVVLPELLKPIIGEAQKWDGKTA, from the coding sequence ATGGCCGACTCAACCAATACCAATCTGGACCCCGCAGCGGTCGCTGACTTTCACGACGCCCTCAAAAAGTCAAAGCGCATTATCGCCGTCATTGGAGCTGGTCTGTCAGCATCTTCGGGCCTTGCAGTCTTTAGAGGAACCAGCGGGTTATGGAAGAGCCAGGACGTGACGCAGGTCGCCTCGCCTGCTGGCTTCCGTCATGACCCTGGCCTTGTCTGGCAATTCTATTCATATCGTCGACAGGAAGCTCTCCGTGCAAAGCCGAACCCGGCTCATTACGCCCTGGCTGACCTCGCTCGTCAAGTACCAGGTTTCGTTGCCCTGACGCAGAATGTCGACAACCTGAGTCCCCGTGCGGGACACCCACCTGGCCAGATGAAGGAACTCCATGGCAACCTATTCACCTTGTCATGCATCGACAAGATCGGATGCGGGTACGTAGAGCGTGGCAACTTTGAAGAATGTCTTACACCCGCTCTCGACCCCTCCAAGGACGAGAAAGAGACCATGGGGAGCATCGATCCCGATAATaagccaagagcaagccCTCTTCTACTTGCAGGCATTGCTCGGAAGCATGCTCAGATTCTTGGTGACAAGTACGAGGCCAACACCCCGACCACAAGAGATCTGGCCGCTCTCAAACACCCGGAAGAAGCTGCGGCCGATCCAGTCGCTCAAGTTCGTTTGTCATCAGGCCTGACAAAAGAGGATCTCCCGCAATGCCCCAAGTGCAAGGCCAATATCCTCCGACCTGATGTAGTCTGGTTCGGCGAGCCCCTACCTCTCCAAATCGTGAATGAGACAGAGGCTCTATTCGAAGACTCTGATCCAATCGATCTCTGCCTCAATATCGGAACCTCCAACAGGGTCTGGCCGGCAGCTGGATATGCCGCCATGGCCCGCAACAAGGGTGCAAGGGTGGCCTATATCAACACGCGTGCGGAGGATGCCAAGAGTGTCGTCCCAGACAAAGATTGGATctttgttggtgatgcagcGGTTGTTCTGCCTGAGCTTCTGAAGCCTATCATTGGAGAAGCACAAAAGTGGGATGGCAAGACGGCTTGA
- a CDS encoding Kp4 domain-containing protein → MKFSAVSAIACLGMLQSAAAKGINCDGSAICGDQKGFLDKVSDFITDNINGVDPSYHFSNGEHIACAGHICAFLQKTSNGASGQEVRDAILRLKNHGCKGCGSAPFIDNDVDKGELTVNYVTSTCGDGVCNGALNPKK, encoded by the coding sequence ATGAAGTTCTCCGCTGTATCTGCTATCGCCTGCCTGGGCATGCTCCAGTCAGCCGCTGCCAAGGGAATCAACTGTGACGGAAGCGCCATCTGCGGCGACCAGAAAGGCTTTCTCGACAAAGTCTCCGACTTCATCACCGACAATATCAACGGCGTTGACCCCAGCTACCACTTCTCCAACGGCGAGCATATTGCCTGTGCCGGCCACATTTGCGCCTTCTTGCAAAAGACCTCCAACGGTGCTTCGGGCCAAGAGGTCAGGGACGCTATCCTGAGGTTGAAGAACCATGGATGCAAGGGCTGTGGCTCGGCGCCGTTTATTGACAATGATGTTGACAAGGGAGAGCTTACTGTTAACTATGTTACGAGCACTTGTGGTGATGGCGTATGCAACGGGGCCCTTAACCCCAAGAAGTGA
- a CDS encoding HET domain-containing protein: MASVYSNAELTVAATMAGEGLFSRRDGKDHTQVDVDDTDETLIFLRRSLPHFTWQDMEYDWFESDEFVDAEREWPLLSRGWTYQEQLLSKRTLHFTRHEIIWECNNAMECECGWYVHSGILEMPGTTQKKQSVESKSWNQIVKEYSKRELTFGTDKLPALAGIAKDFSEGNDDLGQYACGMWEQQLENSFFWSLAEDPKPKPDSSSLPSWSWASVSGNVSCWEVSVENVEFLGVSVSYNGEPLMGEATEAVVTLSGPLVQATLEYGQKSLDDVEASSTTGDESPDLVSSQGGRHYRLRVGEKFSTFRPDYTLDNPGPATIPPGSPAFCLIFGRSTSSSFDPEEGITDEQTAACFLVLTPVDETNTVFRRIGLFDGSCEDGEDVWELEPLLELSQKKQVTLI, translated from the coding sequence ATGGCATCTGTTTATTCTAATGCTGAGCTCACCGTCGCCGCTACCATGGCAGGGGAAGGCCTCTTCAGCCGTCGCGATGGCAAAGATCATACCCAAgtcgatgttgatgacacCGACGAGACACTCATCTTCTTGCGCCGCAGTCTTCCGCATTTCACGTGGCAAGATATGGAGTATGACTGGTTCGAAAGCGACGAGTTTGTGGACGCAGAACGAGAGTGGCCATTGCTTTCACGCGGCTGGACGTACCAAGAGCAACTACTCTCCAAAAGGACACTGCACTTCACAAGACACGAGATTATATGGGAATGCAACAACGCCATGGAGTGTGAATGCGGCTGGTATGTGCATTCTGGCATACTAGAAATGCCTGGAACGACACAAAAGAAGCAGTCTGTCGAGTCCAAATCGTGGAATCAGATTGTCAAGGAGTATTCAAAGAGAGAGTTGACGTTCGGCACCGACAAGCTACCCGCCCTAGCAGGAATTGCTAAGGACTTCAGTGAAGGGAACGATGACCTGGGACAGTATGCTTGCGGAATGTGGGAACAGCAACTGGAAAACTCGTTCTTCTGGTCCCTTGCGGAGGACCCGAAGCCGAAGCCTGATAGCAGCTCTTTGCCTTCGTGGTCGTGGGCGTCTGTGTCCGGGAACGTTTCTTGCTGGGAGGTGTCGGTTGAGAATGTCGAATTTCTGGGAGTCAGCGTGTCGTATAACGGCGAGCCGCTCATGGGCGAGGCAACAGAGGCGGTTGTGACCTTGTCTGGACCTTTGGTCCAAGCCACGCTTGAGTACGGTCAGAAATCATTGGACGATGTTGAGGCATCTTCGACAACAGGAGATGAGAGCCCTGATCTTGTCAGCAGCCAGGGAGGTCGTCATTATAGGCTTCGAGTCGGCGAAAAGTTCTCGACCTTTCGTCCAGATTACACCCTCGACAATCCCGGCCCAGCAACCATCCCGCCTGGCTCTCCAGCATTCTGCCTCATCTTTGGCAGAAGCACCTCGAGCTCATTTGACCCCGAAGAAGGCATTACAGACGAACAGACTGCTGCTTGTTTCCTCGTTCTTACACCTGTTGACGAAACTAACACTGTGTTCCGACGCATCGGTCTCTTTGACGGCAGTTGTGAGGATGGGGAAGATGTTTGGGAACTGGAACCACTGTTGGAATTGTCGCAAAAGAAGCAAGTGACTCTGATATAG
- a CDS encoding HET domain-containing protein yields MASNIYAPLSDNPTSIRIVRLAPSNTSDHISVTAQLIETSWDECSYEALSYCWGRHYKTKTILLNGQQVKVTADLHDALEQFCLEDEPRSLWIDAICINQYDPDEKSVQVQRMQDIYRNAKQVLVWIGKEKDHTGLAFEQIQRLLACHDPDAEKEIWNEPGEWIACLNEMIKRPYWSRAWTVQEVVLAGNAILCCGSYTIPFFDFAHLLVRQTTRHWLQVNYALASYLEQVFEMRNPSYQDPPIGLFGLAYKLRLRQCTVPYDRIYAFLGLIKSGKLEELPIDYKMNRDKLWMAFAKATMAKYKTLLPLALAESRYTEARWCYDWDTEFFEPNHSVHGIVPFWTGGLDSPDFYPLQRARHSASDGLEARIRVDLEAPSVISAQGFTVSKVVKVGTCVNSWFISFGRPNYVELFEEWESLVGGPWEDPEMSKRFAQTITGGAWETEPDDWRVWNTKNYSEKVWTWSWWSHFTSEDESFTGYNMSRHTEPEPTELHAQYCRIRDDACEERRIFLLENGDFGLGHENTQVGDLVVVLLGSQVPFVLHKRDHSGIRWLADTENKWDLYKSTWGVVGQAYVHSLMKYNGDLEQDIKDEKVVLEEYLLD; encoded by the exons ATGGCCTCCAACATCTACGCACCCCTGAGCGATAACCCGACAAGCATTCGAATCGTCCGCCTTGCACCATCAAATACCTCTGATCATATCTCTGTCACTGCCCAGCTCATCGAAACGAGCTGGGATGAGTGCAGTTATGAAGCCCTCAGCTATTGCTGGGGAAGGCACtacaagaccaagacgatTCTCCTAAATGGGCAGCAGGTCAAAGTGACAGCAGACTTGCATGACGCGTTGGAGCAATTTTGTCTCGAGGATGAGCCCAGGTCCCTTTGG ATTGATGCAATATGCATTAACCAATATGATCCTGACGAGAAGAGTGTTCAAGTGCAAAGAATGCAGGATATATACCGTAATGCCAAACAAGTTCTCGTCTGGATAGGCAAAGAAAAGGATCACACTGGCTTGGCGTTTGAACAGATCCAACGACTTCTTGCTTGTCACGATCCTGACGCCGAGAAAGAAATTTGGAATGAACCTGGAGAATGGATTGCATGCCTCAACGAGATGATTAAAAGACCG TACTGGTCTCGTGCATGGACGGTACAAGAAGTCGTCCTTGCTGGGAATGCGATCTTGTGCTGCGGCTCTTACACTATTCCCTTCTTCGACTTTGCACACCTCTTGGTCCGACAAACAACCCGACACTGGCTCCAAGTCAACTATGCCCTGGCAAGTTACCTCGAGCAAGTATTCGAGATGCGAAACCCGTCGTATCAAGACCCACCAATAGGTCTCTTTGGACTCGCATACAAACTTCGCCTTCGCCAGTGCACTGTTCCCTATGACAGGATTTACGCCTTTCTGGGGTTGATCAAGTCTGGAAAGCTGGAAGAGCTTCCAATCGATTATAAAATGAATCGTGACAAGCTATGGATGGCATTTGCTAAAGCAACCATGGCCAAGTACAAGACACTTCTCCCCCTAGCTCTTGCTGAGAGCAGGTACACGGAAGCCCGTTGGTGCTACGATTGGGACACTGAATTCTTCGAACCAAATCATTCCGTGCACGGCATAGTGCCTTTTTGGACAGGAGGCCTAGATAGTCCTGACTTTTATCCTTTGCAACGAGCCCGTCACTCGGCCTctgatgggcttgaagcgCGGATTCgagttgaccttgaggcACCATCCGTCATTTCTGCTCAAGGTTTCACAGTAAgcaaggttgtcaaggttggTACATGCGTCAACTCTTGGTTCATATCTTTTGGGCGACCGAATTACGTCGAGCTGTTCGAGGAGTGGGAGTCACTCGTTGGAGGTCCGTGGGAAGATCCAGAGATGTCAAAGAGATTTGCGCAGACAATCACGGGAGGCGCCTGGGAGACCGAACCAGATGATTGGAGGGTTTGGAATACCAAGAATTACTCGGAAAAGGTTTGGACGTGGTCTTGGTGGAGTCATTTCACCTCGGAAGATGAATCCTTCACCGGCTACAACATGAGTCGTCACACGGAACCGGAACCTACAGAGCTTCACGCGCAATACTGCCGCATCCGGGATGATGCTTGTGAGGAACGCAGAATattcctcctcgagaacggcGATTTCGGTCTCGGCCACGAGAACACCCAAGTGGGTGATCTAGTCGtagtcctcctcggcagccagGTTCCGTTTGTCTTGCATAAAAGAGATCACAGCGGAATTCGATGGCTGGCGGACACAGAAAACAAATGGGACCTTTACAAATCGACATGGGGAGTCGTTGGGCAGGCTTATGTGCACAGTCTCATGAAGTATAATGGTGACCTAGAGCAGGATATAAAGGATGAGAAGGTTGTTTTGGAGGAGTATCTACTCGATTAG
- a CDS encoding Zn(2)-C6 fungal-type domain-containing protein → MAAGCWTCKDRKVRCDLRQPSCANCARSKRKCAGYGMRLSWPRPNDRRRSMVHEPDKSSRANPESEKALHFINTYTWHVAMYGSSSDGSYSKLVTRPPGPLLYSLSLINRDESMLLDYYIRADTMVPGADPPRPLMQVILQMALADSTPSSKAVLQGILALSSLRLSGNSTAFAHKTKAISALARSLSLDKTRELTSKTVVASMLLYLYEVIHFPSSLCQMLVTNVDNS, encoded by the exons ATGGCTGCTGGCTGCTGGACTTGTAAAG ATCGCAAGGTCCGCTGCGACCTGCGGCAGCCCTCGTGCGCAAACTGCGCTCGGTCGAAGAGAAAATGCGCTGGATACGGCATGAGACTGTCGTGGCCACGGCCAAACGACCGGCGACGCTCCATGGTTCATGAGCCAGACAAATCCTCGCGTGCCAATCCCGAGAGCGAGAAGGCTCTCCACTTCATCAATACATATACTTGGCATGTGGCCATGTATGGGTCATCTTCCGACGGAAGCTATTCGA AGCTTGTCACCAGACCCCCTGGCCCTTTGCTGTACTCGCTATCTTTGATCAACCGGGATGAGTCTATGCTTCTAGACTATT ACATACGGGCAGACACAATGGTTCCTGGCGCAGACCCTCCCCGGCCGTTGATGCAGGTGATTCTCCAGATGGCGCTTGCAGACTCTACACCTTCTTCCAAAGCTGTGCTACAGGGTATCTTGGCGTTGTCGTCGCTTCGCTTGTCAGGAAACTCTACCGCCTTCGCACACAAGACAAAGGCTATATCTGCCCTTGCTCGGTCGTTGAGCCTCGATAAGACGCGCGAGTTAACAAGCAAGACTGTTGTTGCGAGCATGCTTCTCTATCTATATGAGGTTATTCActtcccttcttccctcTGTCAAATGCTGGTAACTAATGTAGACAACTCGTAG
- a CDS encoding Oxidored-FMN domain-containing protein, producing the protein MTKLFTPVKVGAMSLSQRIAMAPMTRLRASDSHVPLPSVKEYFKQRASAPGSLVVTEATVISPRHGGYANVPGIYNQSQIDAWREVTNAVHAKGSYIFLQLWALGRAANPQLLEKGGHQLVSSSDVPMKSAFSDDMHYPTPLTEDGIWDAISDFAAAAKNAISAGFDGVEIHGANGYLVDQFIQDVSNKRTDTWGGSIENRSRFAVEVTRAVVEAVGSERTAIRLSPWSKYQGVRMDDPIPQFSDVVRRLADFKLAYLHVCESDDRQTNGEEIKFILDTYGDASPVLVAGNYDAASAKKAVDVDYVDHDVVVAFGRPYISNPDLVFKAKNGIEFAPLDPKNMYAQSDEGYIDYPFAQEAKDE; encoded by the coding sequence ATGACGAAACTCTTCACCCCCGTCAAGGTTGGGGCCATGTCCCTCTCCCAGcgcatcgccatggcccCAATGACCCGCCTCCGAGCAAGCGATTCTCACGTTCCCCTGCCCTCCGTAAAGGAGTACTTCAAGCAGCGTGCCTCAGCCCCCGGATCTCTCGTCGTCACGGAAGCCACCGTTATCAGCCCCCGGCATGGCGGTTATGCCAATGTCCCAGGCATCTACAATCAGTCTCAGATCGACGCCTGGAGGGAAGTCACCAACGCTGTGCACGCCAAAGGATCATACATCTTTCTACAGCTCTGGGCACTGGGTCGCGCCGCAAACCCTCAGCTACTGGAGAAGGGGGGACACCAGCTGGTTTCCAGCAGCGATGTGCCCATGAAGAGTGCCTTTAGCGATGATATGCACTACCCAACCCCGCTGACCGAAGATGGAATTTGGGACGCAATTTCCGACTTTGCGGCCGCAGCTAAGAACGCCATCAGTGCTGGTTTCGATGGAGTCGAGATCCATGGCGCCAATGGATACCTCGTCGACCAGTTCATCCAAGACGTCTCAAATAAACGAACCGATACCTGGGGTGGAAGCATCGAAAACAGATCTCGCTTCGCGGTAGAGGTCACTCGCGCCGTAGTCGAAGCAGTCGGCAGCGAGCGCACTGCGATCCGTCTGAGCCCCTGGAGCAAGTACCAAGGCGTGCGCATGGACGACCCTATTCCGCAATTCTCAGACGTTGTACGCAGGCTGGCTGATTTCAAGCTGGCCTACCTCCACGTGTGCGAGTCCGACGACCGGCAAACCAATGGCGAGGAGATTAAGTTCATCTTGGACACCTATGGCGACGCGAGCCCTGTTCTCGTTGCCGGGAATTACGATGCCGCTTCCGCCAAGAAGGCGGTGGATGTCGATTACGTGGACCATGATGTTGTGGTGGCATTTGGCCGTCCGTACATCTCCAACCCCGACCTGGTCTTTAAAGCAAAGAACGGCATCGAGTTTGCGCCATTGGATCCAAAGAACATGTACGCACAAAGCGATGAGGGCTACATAGATTATCCCTTCGCCCAGGAGGCTAAGGATGAATGA
- a CDS encoding Zn(2)-C6 fungal-type domain-containing protein — MDDPEATNVSQEPRITRKRKRAAHACEPCRQRKSRCDGSRPVCDLCDEHGVECYYRDSVAMPAPKVDHHAVAQLDTRLRDMERLLHRLVPASSREPIPSPSSLAQNDAPEEGTHPSSVDMQGRDATPQDETRVELASGLDKSAWPTDPGDSVDGMASITFQGEACSGVFGPTSNPAFLQKIIIAQRSIFGHGQNRTPSLNTFQAAATLDISRPASPPLASTDVQSPPVVNPHVLPSHHDVLQMVDTFFDNTGKFFPYLYKPYILRSFANMRRTSFQNVERSQLCILNLLMAFATTHCPSDLPASARAERGDVFLQRALLLILDITPAAGSLEPIQALLMATQYIQGTQRSSQTMCSMTYGRPELMPNAYMVMDLPTDVELETLAGNLPDNLIPSATSTPSLLVYTSRLYLILGKVIESVYDNNISSPAQTTSLHQMLTKVLEVDQDLINWRQQLPPGLSQVTASELSQLQAVGEIQTYRYRTILTVRYVLRECWIKPRMAAIVTIVMQLGGTVLGRTSRGLGGR, encoded by the exons ATGGACGATCCTGAAGCAACCAATGTGAGCCAGGAGCCCAGGATTACCAGAAAGAGAAAACGGGCCGCTCATGCATGCGAGCCTTGCAGGCAGCGCAAGTCTCGCTGCGATGGATCACGCCCAGTCTGTGACCTCTGCGACGAGCATGGCGTTGAATGTTACTATCGAGACTCGGTAGCAATGCCTGCGCCCAAGGTAGACCATCACGCCGTAGCACAGCTTGACACTAGACTCAGAGATATGGAACGTCTACTCCATAGACTGgttccagcttcttctcgggaACCAAtcccctctccctcgtcctTAGCCCAGAACGATGCCCCGGAAGAAGGAACTCACCCAAGTTCTGTCGACATGCAGGGCCGTGATGCCACCCCCCAGGACGAGACTCGTGTGGAGCTAGCGTCGGGTCTCGACAAGTCGGCATGGCCTACTGACCCTGGCGATAGCGTCGATGGCATGGCATCAATCACTTTTCAGGGCGAGGCTTGCTCAGGCGTCTTTG GTCCTACATCCAACCCTGCCTTCCTTCAAAAGATCATTATCGCACAGCGCAGCATCTTTGGACATGGACAGAACCGTACGCCAAGCCTGAATACCTTTCAAGCTGCCGCCACACTCGATATTTCACGGCCGGCTTCTCCGCCGCTCGCATCGACGGACGTACAAAGTCCTCCTGTAGTAAACCCTCACGTTCTCCCTTCTCATCACGATGTCTTGCAAATGGTGGATACCTTTTTTGATAACACAGGGAAATTCTTTCCGTACCTCTACAAGCCTTATATCCTTCGCAGCTTCGCCAACATGCGCAGAACTAGCTTCCAGAACGTTGAGCGATCCCAGCTTTGCATCTTGAATCTGCTAATGGCCTTCGCTACGACTCACTGCCCTTCAGACTTGCCGGCGTCAGCCAGGGCAGAGAGGGGTGATGTTTTCCTGCAGCGAGCACTGCTACTGATCCTGGATATTACGCCGGCAGCAGGCAGTCTTGAGCCAA TACAGGCGCTGTTGATGGCAACCCAATACATTCAGGGCACGCAGAGATCGTCCCAGAC AATGTGCAGCATGACCTACGGTCGTCCAGAACTCATGCCCAATGCATACATGGTGATGGACTTGCCAACcgatgttgagcttgagacgCTTGCCGGCAACCTTCCGGATAACTTGATTCCTTCTGCCACGTCAACACCAAGTCTCTTGGTCTACACATC TCGACTGTATCTCATTCTCGGCAAGGTCATAGAGTCTGTCTACGACAACAACATATCTAGCCCAGCCCAAACAACAAGCCTGCATCAGATGCTGACCAAGGTTCTGGAGGTAGATCAGGACCTGATCAATTGGCGTCAGCAACTCCCCCCCGGGCTCTCCCAGGTCACTGCGTCAGAGCTCAGTCAGTTGCAAGCCGTGGGAGAAATACAGACATACCGATATCGCACCATCCTCACCGTGAGGTATGTACTTCGCGAGTGCTGGATCAAGCCGCGAATG GCtgccatcgtcaccatcgTCATGCAGCTTGGGGGCACTGTACTTGGCCGGACCTCGCGGGGACTCGGGGGGAGATAA
- a CDS encoding MFS domain-containing protein, with protein MLTFIGRGHKGDDSRDEIALVEIHSEQASAKDQEVVSEPVSVSPRSRAWATAVDMGGPGRISVSSNDIPDHVRRTLQKERQVTFWGCCRQYPKAVAWSLMLFCTIIMEAFDKSLIQGFIAFPPFRRRYGTPITNIDDPTVTQDYEISPTWQMGLQNAAIACEIVGLLAHGYITYLIGYRKMLVLCMIWLMIAIFASFFANSIAMLAVGQALCGFPWGVIQTLAATYAAEVVPSTLRAILLSNVNMCWLIGQFAAMGVLRIFVDDETEWSYRLPFAIQWAIAVPLIIGVCFCPNSPWWLIRHERPDEARKALKRLTNGHNLNIEDTIVVMEHTNQLENKYNYGGASYRDCFKGANRRRTEIACAVWACQALCGSTLTSYGAYFLTQAGFNAAHSFTLSTGMYGMGILGGMISWIFLSFVGRRKLYLTGLSCALGFLTVGGISSIALASTGVTNWILGGIIIAMTFTYNITIGPVCYVLVAEIPSTRLRVKTVALARVTYNIFMMLNNVVVPQMLSPTAWNLKGRVCFVYIGTTLLCLIWAYLRLPECKSLSYLELDILFEKRAPTKKFKEFQDRLQGTAYMSASRIERSKNPWHGWMAYS; from the exons ATGCTCACATTCATTGGCCGAGGTCACAAGGGCGATGACAGTCGCGACGAGATCGCCCTTGTAGAAATCCACAGCGAGCAAGCGTCGGCAAAGGACCAGGAGGTTGTTTCAGAACCTGTATCTGTATCCCCGCGGTCGAGAGCTTGGGCCACGGCCGTCGATATGGGAGGCCCGGGTCGAATCTCTGTTAGCTCCAACGACATCCCAGACCACGTCCGCAGGACGCTGCAGAAAGAGCGCCAGGTTACATTCTGGGGATGCTGTCGTCAGTATCCCAAGGCTGTAGCGTGGTCTCTGATGTTGTTctgcaccatcatcatggaggcCTTTGACAAGTCGCTGATACAAGGCTTCATCGCATTTCCTCCCTTTCGCAGGAGGTATGGAACTCCAATAACAAACATTGACGATCCAACCGTCACGCAGGACTACGAGATTTCGCCAACGTGGCAGATGGGGCTGCAGAACGCCGCCATTGCTTGCGAAATCGTTGGTCTTCTTGCCCATGGTTACATCACATATCTCATTGGGTATCGGAAGATGTTGGTCCTTTGCATGATTTGGCTCATGATTGCCatttttgcttctttctttGCCAATAGCATCGCCATGCTTGCAGTTGGACAGGCACTTTGTG GCTTCCCTTGGGGTGTTATCCAGACCCTCGCCGCCACCTACGCCGCCGAGGTCGTCCCATCAACCTTGAGAGCCATTCTGCTCAGCAATGTCAACATGTGCTGGTTGATTGGGCAGTTTGCCGCGATGGGTGTTCTTCGCATCTTTGTCGACGATGAAACTGAGTGGTCTTATCGACTGCCGTTTGCGATTCAATGGGCCATTGCCGTGCCTCTCATCATTGGCGTGTGCTTTTGCCCTAACAGTCCCT GGTGGCTTATCCGCCACGAACGACCGGACGAAGCTCGCAAGGCCTTAAAACGACTTACCAACGGCCACAATCTTAACATCGAAGacaccatcgtcgtcatggaACACACGAACCAGCTTGAAAACAAGTACAATTACGGAGGAGCAAGCTATAGAGACTGCTTCAAAGGCGCGAACCGTCGTAGGACCGAGATTGCCTGCGCTGTCTGGGCCTGCCAGGCCCTCTGCGGCTCTACATTGACCTCGTACGGGGCCTACTTCCTTACCCAGGCTGGATTCAATGCCGCACACTCTTTCACGCTGTCGACTGGCATGTACGGTATGGGTATCCTAGGGGGTATGATTTCTTGGatctttctctctttcgtCGGCCGACGCAAGCTTTATCTCACTGGCCTGTCATGCGCCCTTGGGTTCTTGACTGTCGGTGGCATTTCGTCAATTGCCCTGGCCTCGACTGGCGTGACCAATTGGATTTTGggcggcatcatcattgCCATGACTTTCACTTACAATATCACCATCGGTCCTGTTTGTTACGTCCTGGTTGCCGAAATCCCCTCAACAAGACTACGCGTCAAAACAGTCGCACTCGCAAGAGTAACCTACAACATCTTCATGATGCTCAACAACGTCGTGGTCCCACAAATGCTGAGCCCAACAGCATGGAACCTCAAGGGCAGGGTGTGTTTCGTGTACATTGGCACCACCCTCCTGTGCCTAATATGGGCTTACCTGAGACTACCCGAGTGCAAGTCACTGTCGTATCTCGAGTTGGATATTTTATTCGAGAAGAGGGCGCCTACAAAAAAGTTCAAGGAGTTTCAGGATCGTCTGCAGGGTACTGCCTACATGAGCGCTTCAAGGATCGAGAGGTCCAAAAACccttggcatggatggatggcttaCTCGTGA